The following are from one region of the Actinoplanes sp. L3-i22 genome:
- a CDS encoding methylated-DNA--[protein]-cysteine S-methyltransferase has product MFVVESPIGPLGIAVEGDVVVGVRFGASRGEDAAHPASEQLRAYFAGELTDFTVPVRMIGGSEFERAVWGEIAKIPYGEMATYGAIATALGDPGAARAVGTACNHNPVPVIVPCHRVVGAGGKMVGFGGGLERKRKLLELEARVSLTRAWG; this is encoded by the coding sequence ATGTTCGTCGTCGAGTCACCGATCGGGCCGCTCGGCATCGCCGTCGAGGGCGATGTCGTGGTGGGCGTGCGCTTCGGCGCGAGCCGGGGCGAGGATGCCGCACATCCCGCATCCGAGCAGCTCCGGGCATATTTCGCGGGCGAGCTGACCGACTTCACCGTGCCGGTGCGGATGATCGGCGGCTCCGAGTTCGAGCGCGCGGTGTGGGGCGAGATCGCCAAGATTCCGTACGGGGAGATGGCCACCTACGGCGCGATCGCGACCGCGCTGGGCGACCCTGGGGCGGCCCGCGCCGTCGGCACGGCCTGCAACCACAATCCGGTGCCGGTGATCGTGCCGTGTCATCGGGTGGTCGGCGCCGGCGGCAAGATGGTCGGCTTCGGCGGCGGGCTGGAGCGCAAACGCAAACTGCTGGAGTTGGAGGCCCGGGTTTCGCTGACGCGCGCCTGGGGTTGA
- a CDS encoding PadR family transcriptional regulator: MLELAILGLLQEAPMHGYELRKELATKLGTLRAAISYGTLYPTLKRLKLAGWISEAEANNNEIVPPMTSKRGRVVYKITAEGKERFAELIAATGPETYDDAGFGVHMAFFSRTDTATRLRILEGRRRRVEEQREGLREILARAADRLDAYTLELQRHGLDACEREVRWLEELITNERSGRTPAFRHRAGLPGTTSPAPAGGTPPAGTAPPETPRPHSDRP; this comes from the coding sequence GTGCTGGAGTTGGCGATCCTCGGGCTTCTGCAGGAGGCCCCGATGCACGGCTACGAACTCCGCAAGGAGTTGGCCACCAAGCTGGGCACGCTTCGTGCCGCGATCAGTTACGGGACGTTGTACCCGACCCTGAAGCGGTTGAAGCTGGCCGGCTGGATCAGCGAAGCCGAAGCGAACAACAACGAAATTGTTCCCCCGATGACCAGCAAACGGGGACGGGTTGTCTACAAGATCACGGCGGAAGGCAAAGAGCGTTTCGCCGAGTTGATCGCCGCCACCGGGCCGGAGACGTATGACGACGCCGGCTTCGGGGTGCACATGGCCTTCTTCTCCCGCACCGACACGGCTACCCGGTTGCGGATCCTGGAAGGCCGTCGGCGACGGGTCGAGGAGCAACGCGAGGGGCTGCGGGAGATTCTCGCCCGGGCCGCCGACCGCCTCGACGCGTACACCCTCGAGCTGCAGCGACACGGCCTGGACGCGTGCGAGCGCGAGGTCCGCTGGCTGGAAGAACTGATCACCAACGAGCGGTCCGGCCGTACCCCGGCGTTCCGCCACCGGGCCGGCCTGCCCGGCACCACAAGCCCCGCTCCCGCGGGCGGTACGCCGCCGGCGGGAACGGCACCCCCAGAGACACCGCGTCCGCACTCGGACCGGCCGTGA
- a CDS encoding transglycosylase domain-containing protein, which yields MNPYGEPQNARARAQVPGSFAASGPDEDRPAPDAYRRPAGSASVGSAGPGRASVSGAAPVGGRASVGSAAPGRASVGAAPVGGRASVGAAPVGGRAAVGAAGVGGRASVPPVGPTPPGSGGGGSGGGGGGKRPRSKADKKYRRANILTAAAAVLVIMIGAGIVGGTYFFDDVELPTPQAEAQLNIITNASGQVLEREGEPRINVPYQKITLTMAHAVAAAEDQNFYTHNGIDMKGIARAAWNNFTGGDKQGASTITQQYARHVAELKEISYSRKLREAVIARKLESKYDKDQIMGLYLNYVDLGSGRYGAEAAAQGYYGVSVMTGGNGKFKEINAYQAAAIASIIKQPYSNSAHPGYDPTVNPTGSKERWEYTMKGMYEKGWISKEVYDARKWPEPLKKSKAGCTTCWDGKPVGMIGRHVTNELHQLGITDDQINKGGLTITTTIDPVVQKAAEEAGSAKNKESPLYGRPKTYQSAVIGINPENGEVLGYYAGDDPTGTDFAGYMAGNGSGVLDAGGQSPASSFKIYTLSAALKANYSFDTIWNGDKKRANGTSISNAGQDPGKTCNDDGHSITNCDLEQATVKSYNFPFYWIADQLTPSKVVAAAKAAGINYIWNNDGKRIDLAKTDASTWKSNFSDEIGFGQFRVLPLDHATGVATIVGQGVRHQTHFIKAIKSVDPSTGKLTNLKTITKEGTRVFDAAQMSDLTAVMKKIPAHANHTLDNGRQAVGKSGSWELSQKDSSKNGDAWFVGGIPQLAATVWVGGKGNRVALTESSGKKMFGSNTPAEIWKQFLDAVAKAKDWDKKSFPDRQAGGDASLGNGIAPPVVQQPDNSAICDGSIAILCPGQNTNTDNNNTGTNNGGGNNNGGGNNNNGGTTTDGTTTDQNNTTGG from the coding sequence ATGAATCCGTACGGCGAACCGCAGAACGCACGAGCCCGGGCCCAAGTGCCCGGGTCGTTCGCTGCTTCCGGCCCGGACGAGGACCGGCCCGCCCCCGATGCGTACCGCCGGCCAGCCGGCTCCGCCTCGGTCGGCTCGGCCGGCCCCGGCCGGGCCTCGGTCAGTGGTGCCGCGCCGGTCGGCGGGCGCGCCTCGGTCGGCTCGGCCGCCCCAGGCCGCGCCTCCGTCGGCGCCGCCCCGGTCGGTGGGCGCGCCTCGGTGGGCGCTGCCCCGGTCGGTGGCCGCGCCGCGGTCGGTGCAGCCGGAGTCGGCGGCCGCGCCTCGGTGCCGCCCGTCGGCCCCACCCCGCCAGGATCCGGTGGCGGCGGTAGTGGCGGCGGTGGCGGGGGCAAGCGTCCGCGCAGCAAGGCCGACAAGAAGTACCGCCGCGCGAACATCCTCACCGCCGCGGCCGCCGTGCTGGTCATCATGATCGGCGCCGGCATCGTCGGCGGCACCTACTTCTTCGACGACGTCGAGCTGCCCACGCCGCAGGCCGAGGCGCAGCTGAACATCATCACCAACGCGTCGGGCCAGGTCCTCGAGCGCGAGGGCGAGCCCCGGATCAACGTGCCGTACCAGAAGATCACGTTGACCATGGCGCACGCCGTCGCCGCCGCCGAGGACCAGAACTTCTACACCCACAACGGCATCGACATGAAGGGCATCGCCCGCGCCGCGTGGAACAACTTCACCGGTGGCGACAAGCAGGGCGCGTCCACGATCACCCAGCAGTACGCCCGGCACGTGGCCGAGCTCAAGGAGATCAGCTACAGCCGTAAGCTCCGCGAGGCGGTGATCGCCCGCAAGCTCGAGTCCAAGTACGACAAAGACCAGATCATGGGTCTGTACCTGAACTACGTCGACCTCGGCTCGGGCCGGTACGGCGCGGAGGCCGCGGCGCAGGGCTACTACGGCGTCAGCGTGATGACGGGCGGCAACGGCAAGTTCAAGGAGATCAACGCGTACCAGGCCGCGGCGATCGCCTCGATCATCAAGCAGCCGTACTCGAACTCCGCGCACCCGGGCTACGACCCGACCGTGAACCCCACCGGCTCCAAGGAGCGCTGGGAGTACACGATGAAGGGGATGTACGAGAAGGGCTGGATCTCCAAGGAGGTCTACGACGCCCGGAAGTGGCCGGAGCCGCTGAAGAAGAGCAAGGCCGGCTGCACCACCTGCTGGGACGGCAAGCCGGTCGGCATGATCGGCCGGCACGTGACGAACGAGCTGCACCAGCTCGGCATCACCGACGACCAGATCAACAAGGGTGGTCTGACGATCACCACGACGATCGACCCGGTCGTGCAGAAGGCGGCCGAGGAGGCCGGCTCGGCGAAGAACAAGGAATCGCCGCTCTACGGGCGACCGAAGACGTACCAGTCCGCGGTGATCGGCATCAACCCGGAGAACGGTGAGGTGCTCGGCTACTACGCCGGTGACGACCCGACCGGCACCGACTTCGCCGGCTACATGGCGGGTAACGGCAGCGGGGTGCTCGACGCGGGTGGCCAGTCCCCGGCGTCGTCGTTCAAGATCTACACGCTGTCCGCGGCGTTGAAGGCGAACTACTCCTTCGACACGATCTGGAACGGCGACAAGAAGCGGGCCAACGGCACGTCGATCAGCAACGCCGGTCAGGACCCGGGCAAGACCTGTAACGACGACGGCCACAGCATCACGAACTGTGACCTCGAGCAGGCGACCGTCAAGTCGTACAACTTCCCGTTCTACTGGATCGCCGACCAGCTCACCCCGAGCAAGGTCGTCGCCGCGGCCAAGGCCGCCGGCATCAACTACATCTGGAACAACGACGGCAAGCGGATCGACCTGGCCAAGACCGACGCGTCCACCTGGAAGAGCAACTTCAGCGACGAGATCGGCTTCGGTCAGTTCCGGGTGCTGCCGCTGGACCACGCCACCGGCGTCGCGACGATTGTCGGGCAGGGCGTCCGGCACCAGACGCACTTCATCAAGGCGATCAAGTCGGTCGACCCGAGCACCGGCAAGCTGACCAACCTGAAGACCATCACCAAGGAGGGCACCCGGGTCTTCGACGCGGCGCAGATGTCCGACCTGACCGCGGTCATGAAGAAGATCCCGGCGCACGCCAACCACACCCTGGACAACGGCCGCCAGGCGGTCGGCAAGTCCGGTTCGTGGGAGCTCAGCCAGAAGGACAGCAGCAAGAACGGTGACGCCTGGTTCGTCGGCGGCATCCCGCAGCTCGCGGCGACAGTGTGGGTCGGCGGCAAGGGCAACCGGGTCGCGCTGACCGAGAGCAGCGGCAAGAAGATGTTCGGCTCGAACACGCCGGCCGAGATCTGGAAGCAGTTCCTCGACGCGGTCGCCAAGGCCAAGGACTGGGACAAGAAGAGCTTCCCGGACCGGCAGGCGGGCGGCGACGCCTCGCTCGGCAACGGCATCGCGCCGCCGGTCGTGCAGCAGCCGGACAACAGCGCCATCTGTGACGGCTCGATCGCGATCCTCTGCCCCGGTCAGAACACCAACACCGACAACAACAACACCGGTACCAACAACGGTGGCGGCAACAACAACGGCGGTGGGAACAACAACAACGGCGGTACCACCACCGACGGAACCACCACCGACCAGAACAACACCACCGGCGGTTGA
- a CDS encoding glycosyltransferase family 87 protein translates to MSTQPSTDRPDAPSATSDGFVRGLSQFIGGPLGSHATRPDARPNRFWTASRFVLALTCLVLALSWVQKSPCMSGDWQKNVQYTRFCYTDVLALYYAEGLNDGQVPYVDHQVEYPVVTGYFMGALGLPVHWYGTQKDPSINQGTWFYNTNALILSLLAVATAAIILALRRKRPWDAAIFALSPILLVTATVNWDFLAIGLAAIGLYLWVRRQPAWAGVFLGLGAAAKLWPLFILGPLLVLALRSGRIRPFVSAALGTVITWAIVNFPVWFWYHEAWLRFFRLNSTRPVDWGTLWYVGRYLDGKWKSGGAGDQGPFQWLADHIPTLNALTYALFGLACVFLVALGLLAPKPPRVAQMAFLVVAFFLIFSKVWSQQYVLWLLPLIVLARPKWGAIIAWSVAEIGYFTAFYAELIGAGGKSVIPEGTFVLASSLRLITVAVLCGLVIREIWRPELDPVRQTYGTDPDAGLLEGPDAGWVQRLRWSLGYVKPSMAEVPLPPAPDVVKV, encoded by the coding sequence ATGAGCACGCAACCGTCCACCGACCGGCCCGACGCTCCGAGTGCCACCTCGGACGGTTTCGTGCGGGGCCTGTCGCAGTTCATCGGCGGGCCACTCGGCTCGCACGCGACCCGCCCGGATGCCCGGCCCAACCGGTTCTGGACCGCCTCGCGGTTCGTGCTGGCGCTGACCTGCCTGGTGCTGGCGCTCTCCTGGGTGCAGAAGTCGCCCTGCATGAGTGGGGACTGGCAGAAGAACGTCCAGTACACCCGCTTCTGCTACACCGACGTGCTGGCGCTCTACTACGCCGAGGGGCTCAACGACGGCCAGGTGCCGTACGTCGACCACCAGGTGGAGTACCCGGTCGTCACCGGCTACTTCATGGGCGCGCTCGGGCTGCCGGTGCACTGGTACGGGACCCAGAAGGACCCGAGCATCAACCAGGGCACCTGGTTCTACAACACCAACGCGCTGATCCTGTCGCTGCTCGCGGTCGCCACCGCCGCGATCATCCTGGCCCTGCGCCGAAAGCGACCCTGGGACGCGGCGATCTTCGCGCTGTCCCCGATTCTGCTGGTCACCGCGACGGTCAACTGGGACTTCCTGGCGATCGGGCTGGCCGCGATCGGGCTGTACCTGTGGGTGCGCCGCCAGCCGGCCTGGGCCGGGGTCTTCCTGGGGCTGGGCGCCGCGGCGAAACTCTGGCCACTGTTCATCCTCGGGCCGCTGCTGGTGCTGGCGTTGCGGTCCGGGCGGATCAGACCGTTCGTGAGCGCCGCGCTGGGCACGGTGATCACCTGGGCGATCGTCAACTTCCCGGTCTGGTTCTGGTACCACGAGGCCTGGCTACGGTTCTTCCGGCTGAACTCGACGCGGCCGGTGGACTGGGGCACGCTCTGGTACGTCGGGCGGTACCTGGACGGCAAGTGGAAGAGCGGCGGTGCCGGCGACCAGGGGCCGTTCCAGTGGCTCGCCGACCACATCCCGACGTTGAACGCCCTGACGTACGCGCTCTTCGGTCTGGCGTGTGTGTTCCTGGTGGCGCTGGGCCTGCTCGCGCCGAAGCCGCCACGGGTCGCTCAGATGGCGTTCCTGGTGGTGGCGTTCTTCCTGATCTTCAGCAAGGTCTGGTCGCAGCAGTACGTGCTCTGGCTGCTCCCGCTGATCGTGCTGGCCCGGCCGAAGTGGGGCGCGATCATCGCCTGGTCGGTGGCGGAGATCGGGTACTTCACCGCGTTCTACGCCGAGCTGATCGGCGCCGGCGGCAAGTCGGTGATCCCCGAGGGCACCTTCGTGCTGGCCTCCAGCCTGCGGTTGATCACCGTGGCGGTGCTGTGCGGGCTGGTGATCCGAGAGATCTGGCGGCCGGAGCTCGATCCGGTCCGGCAGACCTACGGCACGGACCCGGACGCCGGGTTGCTGGAGGGGCCGGACGCCGGGTGGGTGCAGCGGCTGCGGTGGTCCCTCGGGTATGTCAAGCCGTCGATGGCCGAGGTTCCGCTTCCGCCCGCGCCGGATGTCGTCAAGGTCTAG
- a CDS encoding DUF5318 domain-containing protein, protein MRTQRQVVDYSLQKRSVLRDVRNGKISPLEVCDASPYLKNAATFHGEPTDERCPICRRENLTLVHYVYGDELKHSAGQAHKAAELPVLAMTLRECQVFVVEVCRSCSWNHLIERYLLGREALGDEEPPMQWKTGSDSHVREGRR, encoded by the coding sequence ATGCGCACGCAGCGACAGGTGGTGGACTATTCGCTTCAGAAGCGATCAGTCCTGCGTGACGTGCGTAACGGCAAGATCAGCCCGCTTGAGGTGTGCGATGCCTCGCCGTACCTGAAAAACGCGGCGACCTTCCACGGCGAGCCGACCGACGAGCGGTGCCCGATCTGCCGCCGCGAGAACCTGACACTCGTGCACTACGTCTATGGAGACGAGCTCAAGCACTCCGCCGGCCAGGCCCACAAGGCCGCCGAGTTGCCGGTGCTGGCGATGACGCTCCGTGAATGCCAGGTGTTCGTGGTCGAGGTGTGCCGCTCCTGCTCCTGGAACCATCTGATCGAGCGCTATCTGCTCGGCCGGGAGGCGCTCGGCGACGAGGAGCCCCCGATGCAGTGGAAAACAGGTTCGGATTCACACGTCCGGGAGGGCCGACGGTGA
- a CDS encoding inositol-3-phosphate synthase: protein MGSVRVAIVGVGNCASSLVQGVEYYKNADPNDRVPGLMHVTFGDYHVSDVKFVAAFDVDAKKVGMDLSDAIVASENNTIKLTDVPPTGVTVQRGPTHDGLGTYYREMIEESSAEIVDVVQALRDAEVDVVVSYLPVGSEVADKFYAQAAIDAGCAFVNALPVFIASNPEWAQKFVDAGLPIVGDDIKSQVGATIVHRALAKLFEDRGVELLRTYQLNFGGNMDFMNMLERNRLVSKKISKTQSVTSQIPHEMIKSDVHIGPSDHVPWLDDRKWAYIRLEGRSFGDTPLNAELKLEVWDSPNSAGVIIDAVRAAKIAKDRGIGGPILSASSYFMKSPPVQYSDHDAHAAVEAFIKGEIES, encoded by the coding sequence ATGGGTTCCGTACGCGTCGCCATCGTCGGTGTGGGTAACTGCGCCTCGTCCCTCGTGCAGGGCGTGGAGTACTACAAGAACGCCGACCCCAACGACCGCGTCCCGGGTCTCATGCACGTGACCTTCGGCGACTACCACGTATCCGACGTGAAGTTCGTCGCGGCGTTCGATGTGGACGCCAAGAAGGTCGGCATGGACCTGAGCGACGCGATCGTCGCCAGTGAGAACAACACGATCAAGCTGACCGACGTGCCGCCGACCGGCGTCACCGTGCAGCGCGGCCCGACCCACGACGGTCTGGGCACGTACTACCGCGAGATGATCGAGGAGTCCTCGGCCGAGATCGTCGACGTCGTGCAGGCACTGCGTGACGCCGAGGTCGACGTGGTCGTCTCCTACCTCCCGGTGGGTTCCGAGGTCGCCGACAAGTTCTACGCGCAGGCCGCGATCGACGCCGGTTGCGCGTTCGTGAACGCGCTGCCGGTCTTCATCGCCTCGAACCCGGAGTGGGCGCAGAAGTTCGTCGACGCCGGTCTCCCGATCGTCGGTGACGACATCAAGAGCCAGGTCGGCGCGACCATCGTGCACCGCGCGCTGGCCAAGTTGTTCGAGGACCGCGGTGTCGAGCTGCTGCGTACGTACCAGCTCAACTTCGGCGGCAACATGGACTTCATGAACATGCTGGAGCGCAACCGCCTGGTCTCGAAGAAGATCTCGAAGACCCAGTCGGTCACCTCGCAGATCCCGCACGAGATGATCAAGAGCGACGTGCACATCGGCCCGTCGGACCACGTGCCGTGGCTCGACGACCGCAAGTGGGCGTACATCCGGCTCGAGGGCCGCTCGTTCGGCGACACCCCGCTGAACGCCGAGCTCAAGCTCGAGGTGTGGGACTCCCCGAACTCCGCCGGTGTGATCATCGACGCGGTTCGCGCCGCGAAGATCGCGAAGGACCGCGGTATCGGCGGCCCGATCCTGTCGGCGTCCTCCTACTTCATGAAGTCCCCGCCGGTGCAGTACAGCGACCACGACGCGCACGCCGCCGTCGAGGCGTTCATCAAGGGCGAGATCGAGAGCTGA
- a CDS encoding LapA family protein, with the protein MTEQPQPLSTKSAGDDAKAPEPAGPARKRLFGIFRSGRDNQPGRKDAPEGKVVPGAADPSGSKDVRGLPVTAGATKVGTAETDKTAAGKTEVLTADKPATVLSVSETTKDQPATVAEVSAKDDKKGKPGDGTTLDPQGTTGEEPAKRKRKALSDTRPAGAPPDPWTAFANTAAEKPPGRIKRTFRAFGRGLIHEYSLAIYLTAIFAAGLTWPTLRNPLHTLPQDLGDPSRQAWQVSWLGHVLRTNPIKLWQGNAYFPTTTPLAYGDSLLGYAPGGLLGTGPEAAVLRYNILFVLAHALLLFGAYALVRQLGARPTGAAVAAAAFAYAPWRLAQEGHLDIVSAGAIPLALALLARGHGWSIRYGFRPAHRNAGWVALGWLVATWQLSLGFSLGLPFAYLLGAILVVVLIAVPIRRFRQYRRAKRLKAAQSGDEPKKLPADAKPDKKAPSDAEKPKTAAPDAAQGKQVAGEAEKGKQVAGGAEKGAQSAGDAEKGVEGVEKAAVGADKPEKSDKADKAESAKDVQGAKPSGETTTIKHEPGKTEQVKDTTDRIEKVAVEPAKDLPPTSDAAKDDTAKDKSPATDKPSTDKPSTDKPATDKPATDKPAAVDKPGEKDEAGKDTPGKDEAGKDAAAKDAPGNDATGKDAAAGKDAAAGKDAPVGAGSGKGWRKWGKGPVKAPAGKPVRKRRARATNAVLGWRLLLADYLGLLIFLGVGAVIAIPYLRVPDSSTRSEQLDFFSPPLRSFLIGPAESRIWGAAHATPRGYLPWAAEMSLLPGFMLYALALAGLLFSIWRWRQRLFLILGLAVAVILTLGTTFFDGRWSYVPLFGHLPASFEQVVPGRLMLWVTLVLAILAAGAVDEFVRRAEHLAAQRTPPWPGPWLRLATLVPLLLVVLEGWSATAHPVSPAQPAALRTVGGPMLVLPTDVLVDQTVQLWTTSRYQQVTNGGGNVAVVKQAEMRGKVASFPDLTSIAYLRTIGVHTVVLIRADVAGTTWEQAGDLPVDTLGIRREDLPDAVVFHLD; encoded by the coding sequence ATGACCGAGCAGCCGCAACCGCTCTCGACCAAGTCCGCCGGCGACGACGCGAAAGCGCCGGAGCCGGCCGGGCCCGCGAGGAAGCGGCTCTTCGGGATCTTCCGGTCCGGGCGGGACAATCAGCCGGGCAGGAAAGATGCCCCGGAGGGCAAGGTTGTCCCGGGCGCCGCCGACCCTTCGGGCAGCAAGGATGTCCGCGGGCTGCCGGTCACTGCCGGGGCGACCAAAGTTGGCACGGCCGAGACTGACAAGACAGCCGCCGGTAAGACGGAGGTCTTGACGGCGGACAAGCCTGCGACGGTGCTCAGCGTTTCGGAGACGACCAAGGACCAGCCAGCGACGGTCGCCGAGGTCTCCGCCAAGGACGACAAAAAAGGCAAACCCGGCGACGGTACGACGTTGGATCCACAAGGGACCACCGGCGAGGAGCCCGCCAAACGGAAGCGGAAAGCGCTGTCGGACACCCGGCCGGCCGGGGCGCCGCCGGACCCGTGGACAGCGTTCGCGAACACCGCCGCCGAGAAGCCACCGGGTCGGATCAAGCGGACCTTCCGGGCGTTCGGCCGCGGGCTCATCCATGAGTATTCGCTGGCCATCTACCTGACCGCGATCTTCGCCGCCGGGCTGACCTGGCCCACCCTGCGGAATCCGCTGCACACCCTGCCGCAGGATCTCGGCGATCCGTCCCGGCAGGCCTGGCAGGTCTCCTGGCTCGGGCACGTGCTGCGCACCAACCCGATCAAGCTCTGGCAGGGCAACGCCTACTTCCCCACCACAACCCCGCTTGCGTACGGGGACAGCCTGCTCGGTTACGCCCCCGGGGGGCTGCTCGGCACCGGCCCGGAAGCAGCGGTGCTGCGGTACAACATCCTGTTCGTGCTGGCCCACGCGTTGCTGCTGTTCGGCGCCTACGCCCTGGTCCGTCAGCTCGGCGCCCGGCCCACCGGCGCGGCGGTCGCGGCGGCCGCGTTCGCCTACGCGCCCTGGCGGCTCGCGCAGGAGGGTCACCTCGACATCGTGTCCGCCGGGGCGATTCCGCTCGCGCTGGCGCTGCTGGCCCGCGGGCACGGCTGGTCGATTCGGTATGGATTCCGGCCCGCGCACCGCAACGCCGGGTGGGTCGCGCTCGGCTGGCTGGTGGCGACGTGGCAGCTCAGTCTGGGGTTCTCGCTCGGCCTGCCGTTCGCGTACCTGCTCGGGGCGATCCTGGTCGTTGTGCTGATCGCCGTGCCGATCCGGCGGTTCCGGCAGTACCGGCGCGCGAAGCGGCTCAAGGCCGCCCAGAGCGGCGACGAGCCGAAGAAGCTGCCCGCCGACGCAAAGCCGGACAAGAAGGCCCCCAGCGACGCGGAGAAGCCCAAAACGGCCGCCCCCGACGCCGCACAGGGCAAGCAGGTCGCCGGCGAGGCCGAGAAGGGCAAGCAGGTCGCCGGCGGCGCCGAGAAGGGCGCACAGAGCGCCGGCGACGCCGAAAAGGGCGTGGAGGGCGTCGAGAAGGCTGCCGTCGGCGCGGACAAGCCGGAGAAATCAGACAAGGCCGACAAGGCCGAGTCGGCAAAAGACGTCCAGGGCGCGAAGCCGTCTGGCGAGACCACGACGATCAAGCACGAGCCGGGCAAGACGGAGCAGGTCAAGGACACGACCGACCGGATCGAGAAGGTCGCCGTCGAGCCTGCCAAGGACCTGCCGCCCACAAGCGACGCAGCCAAGGACGACACTGCGAAGGACAAATCCCCCGCCACGGACAAACCGTCCACGGACAAACCGTCCACGGACAAACCGGCCACGGACAAACCGGCCACGGACAAACCGGCCGCAGTAGACAAACCAGGCGAGAAGGACGAAGCGGGTAAGGACACGCCCGGCAAGGACGAAGCGGGCAAGGACGCTGCCGCCAAGGATGCGCCTGGCAACGACGCGACCGGCAAGGATGCGGCGGCCGGCAAGGATGCGGCGGCCGGCAAGGATGCGCCGGTGGGGGCGGGCTCGGGTAAGGGCTGGCGGAAGTGGGGCAAGGGGCCGGTCAAGGCGCCGGCCGGGAAGCCGGTCCGGAAGCGGCGGGCCCGGGCGACCAACGCTGTGCTCGGCTGGCGGCTGCTGCTGGCCGACTACCTGGGTCTGCTGATCTTCCTGGGCGTCGGCGCGGTGATCGCCATTCCGTACCTGCGGGTCCCGGACTCATCGACCCGCTCCGAGCAGCTCGACTTCTTCTCGCCGCCGCTGCGCAGCTTCCTGATCGGCCCGGCCGAGTCCCGGATCTGGGGCGCCGCGCACGCCACCCCGCGCGGGTACCTGCCGTGGGCCGCCGAGATGTCCCTGCTCCCCGGCTTCATGCTCTACGCGCTCGCCCTGGCCGGGCTGCTCTTCTCGATCTGGCGCTGGCGGCAGCGGCTGTTCCTGATCCTCGGCCTGGCCGTCGCGGTCATCCTCACCCTGGGCACCACGTTCTTCGACGGCCGCTGGAGCTATGTCCCGCTGTTCGGGCATCTGCCGGCCTCGTTCGAGCAGGTCGTCCCGGGCCGGCTGATGCTCTGGGTGACCCTGGTCCTGGCGATCCTGGCGGCCGGCGCGGTCGACGAGTTCGTCCGGCGCGCCGAGCACCTCGCGGCGCAGCGGACCCCGCCGTGGCCGGGCCCGTGGCTGCGCCTGGCCACGCTCGTACCGTTGCTGCTGGTGGTTCTGGAGGGCTGGAGCGCGACCGCGCACCCGGTGTCCCCGGCCCAGCCGGCCGCGCTGCGGACCGTCGGCGGCCCGATGCTGGTCCTGCCGACGGACGTGCTCGTGGACCAGACCGTGCAGCTCTGGACGACCTCGCGCTACCAGCAGGTGACGAACGGCGGCGGCAACGTCGCGGTGGTGAAGCAGGCCGAGATGCGCGGCAAGGTCGCGTCGTTCCCGGACCTGACGAGCATCGCCTACCTGCGCACGATCGGCGTGCACACGGTCGTCCTGATCCGGGCCGACGTCGCCGGCACCACCTGGGAGCAGGCCGGTGACCTGCCGGTCGACACGCTGGGCATCCGCCGCGAAGACCTCCCTGACGCCGTGGTCTTCCACCTGGACTAG